From the Lolium rigidum isolate FL_2022 chromosome 2, APGP_CSIRO_Lrig_0.1, whole genome shotgun sequence genome, one window contains:
- the LOC124686775 gene encoding protein YIF1B-B-like encodes MAAMNSELGGYAGRPPNAQPNPFESAMYGAGPGLIRTGLGAYGEKFLGSSSEFMQSNITQYLSDPQYYFQVNSQYVRNKLKVILFPFFHRGHWTRITEPVGGRLSYKPPIQDINAPDLYIPLMAFGTYIVIAGYALGVLGKFTPEALTLQFSRGLVGWFLQVVLIKGLLYSLGSGEAPLLDIVAYAGYGFAGTSLAMLARIFWSYLYYFIMPWFCLCTGVFLVKTMKRVLLGGPRSYERHPSRNHYFLLFLAVVQFPMLFWLGNISG; translated from the exons ATGGCAGCAATGAATAGTGAACTGGGTGGCTACGCTGGTAGGCCTCCAAATGCACAACCAAATCCTTTTGAAAGTGCCATGTATGGTGCTGGACCTGGGCTGATACGTACTGGACTAGGCGCATATGGAGAGAAATTTCTTGGTTCGAGTTCGGAGTTCATGCAGAGCAAT ATTACTCAATATTTGTCGGACCCACAATACTACTTTCAAGTCAACAGCCAGTATGTGAGGAACAAACTGAAGGTCATCTTGTTCCCTTTCTTTCACAGG GGTCACTGGACAAGAATAACTGAACCAGTAGGAGGAAGGCTATCCTACAAACCTCCAATTCAGGATATCAATGCACCAGACCTTTACATCCCTTTGATGGCGTTTGGCACCTACATTGTCATTGCTGGATATGCATTGGGAGTTCTTGGAAA GTTTACCCCTGAGGCTCTGACCCTGCAGTTTTCAAGAGGCCTAGTTGGCTGGTTTCTACAAGTCGTCCTCATCAAAGGTCTGCTGTACTCCCTGGGCAGCGGCGAAGCGCCACTGCTAGACATTGTGGCGTACGCTGGATATGGATTTGCTGGCACATCTCTTGCAATGCTGGCGCGCATCTTCTGGAGCTACTTATACTACTTCATCATGCCATGGTTCTGTCTCTGCACTGGGGTCTTCCTCGTGAAGACCATGAAGAGGGTTCTCTTGGGTGGACCAAGGAGCTACGAGAGGCACCCGAGTCGAAACCACTACTTTCTGCTCTTCCTGGCGGTTGTGCAGTTCCCGATGCTGTTCTGGCTTGGCAACATCAGCGGTTGA